The proteins below come from a single Crossiella sp. CA-258035 genomic window:
- a CDS encoding ABC transporter substrate-binding protein, translating into MRVSLLAATLALVAAATACAPADQGRSPGASGPSDCAKGSLKTVAAGKLTFGTDEPAYEPWFTGNDPANGKGFESAVAYAVAGKLGFAKEEVSWVRVPFNAAIQPGPKTFDADLNQFSITDERRNAVDFSAPYYTVRQAVVALKESPAATAKSVAELAGFTLGAQVGTTSYDAVTNQVKPKKQASVYNTNDDAKQALRNNQVQALVVDLPTAFYITSAEISEAVIVGQLPAGGGKPEQFGAVLDKGSALTGCFTKAVEALRADGTLAKLEQEWLAAAGKAPELS; encoded by the coding sequence ATGCGCGTTTCCCTCCTCGCCGCCACACTGGCCCTCGTCGCGGCCGCCACCGCCTGCGCCCCGGCTGACCAGGGCAGATCACCAGGGGCCAGCGGTCCCTCGGACTGCGCCAAGGGCTCGCTGAAGACCGTGGCCGCGGGCAAGCTCACCTTCGGCACCGACGAGCCGGCCTACGAGCCGTGGTTCACCGGCAACGACCCGGCCAACGGCAAGGGCTTCGAGTCCGCGGTGGCCTACGCCGTGGCAGGCAAGCTCGGCTTCGCCAAGGAGGAGGTCAGCTGGGTGCGGGTGCCGTTCAACGCGGCCATCCAGCCCGGCCCGAAGACCTTCGACGCGGACCTGAACCAGTTCTCCATCACCGATGAGCGGCGCAACGCGGTGGACTTCTCCGCCCCGTACTACACCGTGCGCCAGGCCGTGGTGGCGCTGAAGGAGTCCCCGGCGGCGACCGCGAAGTCGGTGGCCGAGCTGGCCGGGTTCACCCTGGGCGCGCAGGTCGGCACCACCAGCTACGACGCGGTGACCAACCAGGTCAAGCCGAAGAAGCAGGCCTCGGTCTACAACACCAACGACGACGCCAAGCAGGCCCTGCGCAACAACCAGGTCCAGGCGCTGGTGGTGGACCTGCCGACCGCGTTCTACATCACCTCGGCGGAGATCTCCGAGGCGGTCATCGTCGGCCAGCTGCCCGCCGGCGGCGGCAAGCCGGAGCAGTTCGGCGCGGTGCTGGACAAGGGCAGCGCGCTCACCGGCTGCTTCACCAAGGCGGTGGAGGCGCTGCGCGCGGACGGCACGCTGGCCAAGCTGGAGCAGGAGTGGCTGGCCGCGGCGGGCAAGGCGCCGGAACTCTCGTGA
- a CDS encoding C39 family peptidase — translation MRRFLVAPLAALCALLAAPASATAGKSTMIDFHAWQSVHDFHQGANEGTTATPSGLTMATPAGTTGYTDPHTGKTQQFEYARWTSSRRALSFPATELIASWNASTPAETWLQVELRGRGGSSTVDSKWYVMGRWASADSLIKRTTVPDQGDANGSVDVDTFKATTPWTSYQLRVTLYRVPGAKSAAQVTKVGALASAIPDRFIVPASGPGGAWGMELPVPRYSQNVHRGNFPEYGGGGQVWCSPTSTQMVLEYWGRKPSAEQMSWIPQGYTDPSVAYAARHNYDYDYRGTGNWPFNTAYAASFGLAGHITRLSSLTELERYIRQGIPVITSQSFLASELDGAGYGTTGHIMVVVGFTRTGDVIANDPASPNNPAVRHVYKRAQFENIWQRTKRYRADGSVAGGPGGIAYVIHPRWLPLP, via the coding sequence ATGCGCCGATTCCTCGTTGCCCCACTGGCCGCGTTATGCGCTCTGCTCGCGGCTCCCGCCTCGGCCACCGCCGGAAAGTCCACCATGATCGACTTCCATGCCTGGCAGTCCGTGCACGACTTCCACCAGGGCGCCAACGAGGGCACCACGGCCACCCCGAGCGGGCTGACCATGGCCACGCCCGCGGGCACCACCGGCTACACCGACCCGCACACCGGGAAGACCCAGCAGTTCGAGTACGCCCGCTGGACCTCCTCCCGGCGCGCGCTGTCCTTCCCCGCCACCGAGCTCATCGCCTCCTGGAACGCGAGCACCCCGGCCGAGACCTGGTTGCAGGTGGAGCTGCGCGGCCGCGGCGGATCGTCCACTGTGGACAGCAAGTGGTACGTGATGGGCCGGTGGGCCTCGGCGGACTCGCTGATCAAGCGGACCACGGTGCCGGACCAGGGTGACGCCAACGGTTCCGTGGACGTGGACACCTTCAAGGCCACCACCCCGTGGACCTCCTACCAGCTGCGGGTGACGCTGTACCGGGTGCCGGGCGCGAAGTCCGCCGCGCAGGTGACCAAGGTGGGCGCGCTGGCCTCGGCCATCCCGGACCGGTTCATCGTGCCGGCCAGCGGGCCGGGCGGGGCCTGGGGCATGGAGCTGCCGGTGCCGCGCTACTCGCAGAACGTGCACCGCGGCAACTTCCCGGAGTACGGCGGCGGCGGTCAGGTGTGGTGCAGCCCGACCTCCACCCAGATGGTGCTGGAGTACTGGGGCCGCAAGCCCTCCGCCGAGCAGATGTCCTGGATTCCGCAGGGCTACACCGATCCGAGCGTGGCCTACGCGGCCCGGCACAACTACGACTACGACTACCGGGGCACCGGCAACTGGCCGTTCAACACCGCCTACGCGGCCTCCTTCGGGCTGGCCGGGCACATCACCAGGCTCAGCTCGCTGACCGAGCTGGAGCGCTACATCCGGCAGGGCATCCCGGTGATCACCTCGCAGTCGTTCCTGGCCTCCGAGCTCGATGGCGCGGGCTACGGCACCACGGGGCACATCATGGTGGTGGTCGGGTTCACCCGCACCGGCGACGTGATCGCCAACGACCCGGCCTCGCCGAACAACCCTGCGGTGCGGCACGTGTACAAGCGGGCGCAGTTCGAGAACATCTGGCAGCGCACCAAGCGGTACCGGGCCGACGGCTCAGTGGCCGGCGGCCCGGGAGGCATCGCCTACGTCATCCATCCGCGCTGGCTGCCGTTGCCGTGA